The Streptomyces sp. CC0208 genome window below encodes:
- a CDS encoding helix-turn-helix transcriptional regulator, with product MSEGRTGTGGTSAPTVLRMILGRRLQERRQGAGASLEDAAKALRVTSLTIRRLEKAEVSLKPLYVEKLLETYGADQQEIDEFVALAERANEPGWWHTYRDVLPNWFSAYVSLEAGARTLRTYEPHYVTGLLQTHAYARGVLRGGFPNEADEDLGRRVDLRLRRQSLLAGPDAPTLWVVMEEAVLHRVVGGPEVMREQIERLLEVSELEHVSVDVVPFTAGAHVGACAPFTYFRFEEPELPDIVYTEVLSGAMYLDQRSDVSAHLEAHNRMSLLTSGADSKALLNRMRKEYS from the coding sequence GTGAGCGAAGGCCGTACGGGCACCGGTGGTACCAGTGCTCCCACCGTGCTGCGCATGATCCTGGGCCGGCGCCTTCAGGAGCGGCGGCAGGGCGCGGGGGCCTCGCTGGAGGATGCGGCCAAGGCCCTGCGGGTGACGTCCCTGACCATACGCCGCCTGGAGAAGGCCGAGGTCTCCCTCAAGCCGCTCTACGTGGAGAAGCTGCTGGAGACCTACGGGGCCGACCAGCAGGAGATCGACGAGTTCGTCGCCCTCGCCGAGCGGGCCAACGAGCCCGGCTGGTGGCACACCTACCGGGACGTCCTGCCCAACTGGTTCAGCGCCTACGTCAGCCTGGAGGCTGGGGCCAGGACCCTGCGCACCTACGAGCCCCACTACGTCACGGGGCTGCTGCAGACCCACGCGTACGCGCGCGGAGTGCTGCGCGGGGGCTTCCCCAACGAGGCCGACGAGGACCTCGGGCGGCGAGTGGACCTGCGACTGCGCCGCCAGAGCCTGCTGGCCGGACCCGACGCGCCCACGCTGTGGGTGGTGATGGAAGAGGCCGTACTGCACCGGGTGGTGGGCGGCCCCGAGGTCATGCGGGAGCAGATCGAACGGCTTCTGGAGGTCTCGGAGCTGGAGCACGTCAGCGTCGACGTGGTGCCGTTCACCGCCGGCGCCCACGTGGGGGCGTGCGCCCCGTTCACCTACTTCCGCTTCGAGGAACCGGAGCTGCCGGACATCGTCTACACCGAGGTCCTCTCCGGCGCGATGTACCTCGATCAGCGCTCGGACGTGTCGGCGCATCTGGAGGCGCACAACCGCATGTCCCTGCTGACCTCGGGCGCGGACAGCAAGGCACTCCTGAACCGCATGCGCAAGGAGTACTCATGA
- a CDS encoding DUF397 domain-containing protein — MTSTDCHVYNGMPATDLGEQGWESPWSGPNGGQCVQTKLLADGRVALRQSTDPAGPALIYTPQEIAAFVAGVKRGLADHLTAG, encoded by the coding sequence ATGACCAGCACCGACTGTCACGTCTACAACGGGATGCCCGCCACCGACCTCGGCGAGCAGGGCTGGGAGTCCCCGTGGAGCGGTCCCAACGGCGGCCAGTGCGTGCAGACCAAACTCCTGGCCGACGGCCGGGTGGCGCTGCGGCAGTCGACCGATCCGGCCGGACCCGCCCTGATCTACACCCCGCAGGAGATCGCCGCGTTCGTCGCGGGCGTCAAGCGGGGCCTCGCCGACCATCTCACGGCCGGCTGA